The following are from one region of the Sorghum bicolor cultivar BTx623 chromosome 2, Sorghum_bicolor_NCBIv3, whole genome shotgun sequence genome:
- the LOC8080995 gene encoding aldehyde dehydrogenase family 7 member A1 produces the protein MGAFAKEEHQFLAELGLAQRNPGAFVCGAWGGSGPAVTSTSPTNNQVIAEVVEASVQDYEEGMRACFDAAKTWMAFPAPKRGEIVRQIGDALRAKLHHLGRLVSLEMGKILPEGIGEVQEIIDMCDYAVGLSRQLNGSIIPSERPNHMMMEVWNPLGVVGVITAFNFPCAVLGWNACIALVCGNCVVWKGAPTTPLITIAMTKIVASVLEKNNLPGAIFTSFCGGTEIGQAIAVDTRIPLVSFTGSTRAGLMVQQQVNARFGKCLLELSGNNAIIVMDDADIQLAVRSVLFAAVGTAGQRCTTCRRLILHESIYQTFLDQLVEVYKQVRIGDPLEKGTLLGPLHTPASKENFLKGVQTIKSQGGKILFGGSAIESEGNFVQPTIVEITPSAAVVKEELFGPVLYVMKFQSLKEAIEINNSVPQGLSSSIFTKRPEIIFKWLGPHGSDCGIVNVNIPTNGAEIGGAFGGEKATGGGREAGSDSWKQYMRRATCTINYGSELPLAQGINFG, from the exons ATGGGGGCCTTCGCGAAGGAGGAGCACCAGTTCCTCGCCGAGCTCGGCCTCGCGCAGCGCAACCCGGGCGCGTTCGTATGCGGCGCGTGGGGCGGCTCGGGCCCCGCCGTCACCTCCACCAGCCCGACCAACAACCAG GTCATCGCGGAGGTCGTGGAGGCGTCCGTGCAGGACTATGAGGAGGGCATGCGCGCCTGCTTCGATGCCGCCAAGACATGGATGGCG TTTCCTGCTCCGAAGCGAGGAGAGATTGTTAGGCAAATCGGTGACGCACTGAGAGCAAAGCTCCATCACCTTGGCAGGCTTGTGTCACTTGAGATGGGGAAAATTCTTCCTGAAGGGATCGGTGAGGTTCAG GAAATCATCGACAtgtgtgattatgctgtggggctaAGTCGCCAACTAAATGGATCCATTATACCATCTGAAC gacCAAACCATATGATGATGGAG GTGTGGAATCCCCTTGGAGTTGTGGGTGTTATAACGGCATTTAATTTTCCTTGCGCTGTGCTTG GTTGGAATGCTTGCATTGCTTTGGTCTGTGGAAACTGTGTTGTCTG GAAAGGTGCCCCAACGACTCCACTGATCACTATTGCAATGACTAAAATAGTGGCTAGCGTATTGGAGAAGAACAATTTGCCAGGCGCAATTTTCACATCCTTTTGTGGTGGCACTGAAATTGGTCAAGCAATTGCCGTTGACACTAGGATACCTTTGGTTTCATTCACTGGAAGTACAAGG GCTGGTCTGATGGTTCAACAACAAGTTAATGCAAGATTTGGTAAATGCCTTCTTGAACTTAGCGGAAACAATGCCATCATTGTTATGGATGACGCAGATATCCAGCTAGCTGTGCGTTCTGTCTTGTTTGCTGCTGTCGGTACAGCAGGACAACGCTGCACTACATGCCGTAGGCTG ATTCTTCATGAAAGCATATATCAAACTTTCCTTGATCAACTTGTTGAGGTATACAAACAAGTCCGAATTGGGGATCCGTTGGAGAAGGGCACCTTACTGGGACCACTGCACACTCCTGCTTCAAAAGAGAACTTTTTGAAAGGCGTTCAAACCATTAAATCTCAG GGAGGGAAAATCCTTTTTGGAGGATCTGCCATTGAATCAGAAGGAAACTTCGTGCAACCAACAATTGTGGAAATTACACCTTCTGCAGCAGTTGTGAAAGAAGAACTCTTTGGTCCTGTCCTTTATGTTATGAAATTTCAG AGCTTGAAGGAAGCAATTGAAATCAATAACTCTGTTCCTCAAGGATTGAGCAGTTCTATATTTACAAAGAGGCCAGAAATTATTTTTAAGTGGCTCGG GCCCCATGGTAGTGATTGTGGTATAGTGAATGTGAACATACCTACTAACGGTGCTGAAATCGGTGGAGCATTTGGTGGAGAAAAGGCAACTGGTGGTGGACGAGAAGCAGGGAGTGATTCCTGGAAGCAGTACATGAGGAGGGCGACTTG
- the LOC110432205 gene encoding copper transporter 5.1-like, which produces MMHMTFYWGTSATILFDGWRTSTWLDYLLSLVALLLAAAFYQYLEALRVRMRLIAEGAAKPASSATSDPRTPLLAPAFAVAAGRWPARVAVAAMFGVNSGLGYLLMLSVMSFNGGVFIAVVVGLALGYLAFRSGDGEDLVVVDDPCACA; this is translated from the coding sequence ATGATGCACATGACCTTCTACTGGGGCACGTCGGCCACGATCCTATTCGACGGCTGGCGCACCTCCACGTGGCTCGACTACCTTCTCTCCCTCGTGGCGCTGCTGCTCGCCGCCGCCTTCTACCAGTACCTCGAGGCCCTACGGGTCCGCATGAGGCTCATCGCGGAAGGAGCCGCCAAGCCAGCCTCCTCCGCAACCTCCGACCCGCGGACGCCGCTCCTCGCGCCCGCCTTCGCGGTCGCCGCCGGGCGCTGGCCGGCGCGCGTGGCCGTGGCCGCGATGTTCGGGGTCAACTCCGGCCTCGGCTACCTCCTCATGCTCTCCGTCATGTCGTTCAACGGCGGCGTGTTCATCGCCGTCGTCGTGGGCCTCGCGCTCGGGTACCTCGCGTTCCgcagcggcgacggcgaggatcTCGTCGTCGTTGACGACCCCTGCGCCTGCGCCTAA